In Acidimicrobiia bacterium, one genomic interval encodes:
- the uvrB gene encoding excinuclease ABC subunit UvrB translates to MVSDFAPAGDQPKAIAELSEGLNVGHRFQTLVGITGSGKSATIAWTIEQVQRPTLVIAHNKALAAQLASEFKEFFPENRVEYFVSYYDYYQPEAYIASSDTYIEKDSSVNDEIDRLRHSTTSALLTRRDVIVVASVSCIYGLGSPVEYLEQLLVVRVGEEHDQRDVLHRLVSMQYERNDMNLVRGKFRVRGDTLEIHPAYQETLLRIEFFGDEIESLYEVDPLTGERVRTLEEAYVFPATHYVAGDERLQAAIGRIEDELQKRLAQFESEGKLLEAQRLRMRTQYDLEMIQELGYCNGIENYSAPIDGRSPGEPPYTLLDFFPDDFLVVLDESHVTLPQLHGQYEGDHSRKLNLIDHGFRLPSAADNRPLRFEEFLERVGQGIFLSATPGPWELEHSTQIVEQIVRPTGLVDPQVVVKPTEGQIDDLIDNIKDTAAKGERVLVTTLTKKMAEDLSDYLLELGVRVRYLHSEIDTLERIEILRDLRLGEFDVLVGINLLREGLDLPEVSLVAILDADKEGFLRSQTSLIQTMGRAARNVEGRVIMYADVITGSMERAIEETNRRRELQVAYNEEHGINPQTVRKAVTDILAYLRPGESAPVPDSERRKRRPGEEERIRQEVQDLPHEELERLISTLEEEMAEASAELRFEYAARLRDEIKDLKRELREIF, encoded by the coding sequence ATGGTCTCGGATTTCGCCCCCGCGGGAGACCAACCCAAAGCCATAGCCGAACTCTCTGAAGGGCTCAACGTAGGCCACCGCTTCCAAACCTTGGTGGGCATTACCGGTAGTGGTAAAAGTGCCACCATTGCTTGGACCATTGAACAAGTGCAGCGCCCCACCCTGGTCATCGCCCACAACAAGGCCCTGGCTGCCCAGCTGGCCAGTGAGTTCAAAGAGTTCTTCCCCGAAAACCGGGTGGAGTATTTCGTTAGCTACTACGACTACTACCAGCCCGAGGCCTACATTGCCTCTAGCGACACCTACATCGAAAAAGACTCGTCGGTCAACGACGAAATCGACCGGCTCCGTCATTCCACCACCTCGGCCCTCTTGACGCGGCGCGACGTGATTGTGGTGGCCTCGGTCTCTTGCATTTACGGTTTGGGTTCACCGGTTGAATACTTAGAGCAGCTGTTGGTGGTGCGGGTAGGCGAAGAACACGATCAGCGCGACGTGTTGCACCGTTTAGTTTCCATGCAATATGAACGCAACGACATGAACCTGGTGCGCGGCAAGTTTCGGGTGCGGGGCGACACCCTAGAAATTCACCCTGCCTACCAAGAAACCCTGCTCCGTATAGAGTTTTTCGGTGACGAAATCGAATCGTTGTACGAGGTTGACCCGCTAACAGGGGAGCGGGTGCGCACCCTGGAAGAAGCTTATGTTTTCCCGGCCACCCACTACGTAGCGGGTGACGAACGCCTACAGGCCGCCATTGGTCGCATTGAAGACGAGCTACAAAAACGTTTGGCGCAGTTCGAATCGGAAGGCAAGCTGCTAGAAGCCCAACGCTTACGTATGCGCACCCAATATGACCTAGAGATGATTCAAGAGCTGGGTTATTGCAACGGTATTGAGAACTATTCGGCTCCCATTGATGGCCGTTCACCGGGCGAACCGCCCTACACCCTGCTTGATTTCTTTCCCGACGACTTCTTAGTAGTGCTCGATGAGAGCCACGTAACCCTGCCCCAGCTACACGGCCAATACGAAGGCGACCACAGCCGTAAACTGAACCTGATCGACCACGGTTTTCGTTTACCTTCCGCCGCTGACAACCGGCCGTTACGTTTCGAAGAGTTCCTAGAACGGGTAGGTCAGGGCATTTTCTTATCCGCCACCCCCGGGCCCTGGGAACTGGAACATTCGACCCAAATCGTGGAACAAATTGTGCGCCCAACCGGTTTGGTTGACCCCCAAGTGGTGGTGAAACCGACCGAAGGCCAAATCGATGACCTAATCGACAACATTAAAGACACCGCCGCCAAAGGTGAACGGGTGCTGGTTACCACGCTCACCAAAAAAATGGCGGAAGACTTAAGCGACTACTTGTTAGAGCTTGGGGTGCGGGTGCGTTATTTGCACTCGGAAATCGACACTTTGGAACGCATTGAGATTCTACGTGATCTGCGCTTAGGCGAATTCGACGTGTTGGTGGGCATCAACTTGCTGCGTGAAGGCCTCGACCTGCCCGAAGTTTCACTCGTAGCCATATTAGATGCCGACAAAGAAGGCTTTCTGCGCTCGCAAACTTCGCTTATTCAAACCATGGGTCGAGCCGCACGAAACGTGGAAGGCCGGGTCATTATGTACGCCGATGTGATAACCGGCTCCATGGAACGTGCCATTGAAGAAACCAATCGTCGACGCGAGCTACAAGTGGCGTACAACGAAGAACACGGCATTAACCCTCAAACCGTGCGCAAAGCAGTAACCGATATACTGGCGTACCTGCGTCCGGGAGAATCGGCCCCAGTGCCCGACAGCGAACGCCGCAAACGTCGCCCCGGCGAAGAAGAACGCATCCGTCAAGAAGTACAAGACCTGCCGCACGAAGAACTAGAACGGCTAATTAGCACCCTAGAAGAAGAAATGGCCGAAGCTTCGGCCGAGCTGCGTTTTGAATATGCGGCGCGACTTCGAGACGAAATTAAAGACCTAAAACGAGAACTGCGCGAAATTTTCTGA
- a CDS encoding response regulator transcription factor: MESNANIRLLLADDHRMLREGLRRSMTEHGFNVVGEAADGVQAVEFAGNLQPDVILMDVTMPELDGVEATRLVKQAHPNIRVVMLTMHADQDVLAAAIRAGASGYLVKDCSTEEIASAVRAAASDSSSLSPELATSMLDEVRKLDTHDTPEEERVVSKREEEVLQLIADGCSTPEVAEQLYISQKTVKNHLASIYHKLDARDRTQAVLQAVRMGIVSLD, translated from the coding sequence ATGGAATCGAACGCAAATATCCGATTATTGCTGGCAGACGATCACCGTATGCTTCGTGAAGGCTTGCGCCGTTCCATGACCGAACACGGTTTTAATGTGGTTGGCGAAGCTGCCGATGGCGTGCAAGCAGTTGAGTTTGCTGGAAACTTGCAACCCGATGTGATTTTGATGGATGTAACCATGCCCGAACTAGACGGCGTGGAAGCTACCCGTTTGGTGAAACAGGCTCACCCCAATATCCGGGTGGTAATGCTTACTATGCACGCCGACCAAGATGTTTTGGCTGCCGCTATTCGGGCTGGGGCCAGTGGCTATTTGGTGAAAGACTGCTCTACAGAAGAAATTGCATCGGCCGTGCGAGCCGCAGCTTCTGACAGTTCGAGTTTGTCGCCTGAGCTGGCTACTTCCATGTTGGATGAGGTTCGCAAGCTCGACACGCATGACACGCCTGAAGAAGAACGAGTGGTAAGCAAGCGTGAAGAAGAAGTGTTGCAGCTTATTGCCGATGGTTGCTCTACCCCAGAGGTGGCCGAACAGCTTTACATCAGCCAGAAAACGGTAAAGAACCATTTGGCTTCTATCTACCATAAGCTTGATGCCCGAGATCGTACCCAGGCCGTATTGCAGGCGGTAAGAATGGGCATTGTAAGCCTCGACTAA
- a CDS encoding type II secretion system F family protein, producing MFDLPLVAIVIMFGGVIAAVIVTVAWQAEDKAIVRESLRQLDGFEIDNVRDQELLVPLAERALQPIVGGLTGLGRRYTPVGYVDTVKQKLVRAGKPEAQEADRFLAIRVVTVVLVPVVFIINYWFNPLDLSGTVHHAAFALLTLALIIGPDAILDRQVEERQYMLRTTLPDIMDLLVISVEAGLGFEQAIDRVVTSVPGPLSDEFGRMLGEVRAGSTRSDAMRALDERTDIPEIRSFVMAILQADTFGVPIGRVLRSQADEMRIRRRQFAQERAQKAPVKMMIPMVFCIFPALFVVVLGPAIINIREAFA from the coding sequence ATGTTTGATCTACCCCTAGTGGCCATTGTGATCATGTTTGGTGGCGTTATTGCTGCTGTAATCGTAACTGTCGCTTGGCAAGCCGAAGATAAGGCCATTGTACGCGAATCGTTACGCCAGTTAGATGGCTTCGAGATAGATAACGTCCGCGACCAAGAACTGTTGGTGCCCTTAGCTGAGCGCGCCTTGCAGCCCATCGTTGGCGGGCTTACTGGTCTGGGGCGTAGATACACCCCGGTCGGTTACGTAGACACGGTGAAGCAAAAGCTGGTTCGTGCCGGTAAACCTGAGGCTCAGGAAGCTGATCGTTTCTTAGCTATTCGAGTAGTCACCGTTGTTCTTGTACCGGTTGTCTTTATCATCAACTACTGGTTTAACCCTCTTGATCTCAGCGGTACCGTTCATCACGCAGCTTTTGCGTTGCTAACTTTGGCGTTAATTATCGGCCCCGATGCGATTCTCGACCGTCAAGTAGAAGAACGCCAGTATATGCTGCGTACCACGTTGCCTGACATTATGGATCTGCTGGTCATCTCGGTTGAGGCGGGCTTAGGTTTCGAACAAGCCATTGATCGAGTGGTTACTTCCGTGCCAGGGCCACTTTCCGATGAGTTTGGCCGCATGTTGGGCGAAGTCCGAGCTGGTTCTACGCGATCCGATGCAATGCGCGCGTTAGATGAACGCACCGATATTCCAGAGATTCGGTCATTTGTGATGGCTATTCTGCAAGCCGATACTTTTGGTGTACCGATTGGCCGAGTATTGCGTTCCCAGGCCGACGAAATGCGGATTCGTCGGCGTCAGTTTGCTCAAGAGCGGGCACAAAAAGCACCAGTAAAAATGATGATACCGATGGTGTTCTGCATCTTCCCGGCTCTATTTGTGGTCGTACTCGGTCCGGCCATCATCAATATTCGTGAAGCCTTCGCTTGA
- a CDS encoding histidine kinase: MSASEEFLADNILEGEIDRLIPFNAAILVVRWTTTVACLALAASQLTENPPWSLVFWVVVVISYTAIRTLSPIAYTDDIRSLLEVLGEVVLLTVVVVSTGLWESPFTFALASAIVVAGFARGFSFGLRIAVVTALIVAIPDAARSSFVWPEDARASLQWAVLLMLVAVVAGYGRIVSGEANAARSVALDRLGRLADANALLFSLHRVAQSLPASLDYEEVLDSTIARLRGLLEFDSAVILIADETDGSWIVARREGVRLPERLYRTDMPLALLNVAKTKEMVIRNQLSNSRPGLAPSMGSGIYAPLMARNSLIGLVSLEHTKEAHFTNRDVELIVGFVEPVALAIDNARWFNRLRTVGADEERTRIARDLHDRIGQSLAYLAFELDRIMSANGRGDDVTASLDQLRNDIRSVIGEVRDTLYDLRTDVSDNQDIASTLDQFIQRVKERSGLEIALFADRDTRLPIMQEREMWRIAQESLINVERHANANAVQVLWRCNGKAAALEIADDGIGFPVGKAGRLDSYGIMGMRERAASIGATLDVISGVGEGTKIRCYLAPR; this comes from the coding sequence ATGAGTGCGTCTGAAGAATTTCTGGCTGACAACATATTAGAAGGCGAAATTGATCGCCTTATTCCCTTCAACGCCGCCATTTTGGTGGTGCGGTGGACAACCACCGTGGCGTGTTTGGCTTTGGCCGCTTCCCAATTAACGGAAAACCCGCCGTGGAGCCTGGTGTTTTGGGTGGTGGTGGTTATTTCATACACCGCTATTCGCACTCTTTCGCCTATTGCTTACACCGATGACATCCGCAGTTTGTTGGAAGTGCTGGGCGAGGTAGTGCTCTTGACGGTGGTGGTGGTGAGCACCGGTTTGTGGGAATCACCGTTCACCTTTGCTTTGGCGTCGGCCATTGTGGTGGCGGGTTTCGCACGTGGTTTCTCATTTGGTCTACGTATTGCGGTGGTCACGGCCCTAATTGTGGCTATTCCCGATGCTGCCCGCAGTAGTTTTGTGTGGCCCGAAGATGCCCGTGCTTCGTTGCAGTGGGCAGTGTTGTTAATGCTGGTGGCGGTGGTGGCGGGTTACGGCCGTATTGTTTCGGGAGAAGCTAACGCCGCACGTTCAGTAGCGCTCGATCGCCTGGGCCGTTTGGCTGATGCCAATGCCCTGCTGTTTTCGCTTCATCGGGTGGCGCAGAGTTTGCCAGCTTCGCTTGATTATGAAGAGGTGCTCGATTCCACCATTGCCCGCCTACGGGGCTTGTTAGAGTTCGACTCGGCCGTCATTCTAATTGCCGATGAAACTGACGGTAGCTGGATAGTGGCACGGCGCGAAGGGGTACGGCTGCCTGAGCGCCTTTACCGCACCGATATGCCTTTGGCCTTGTTGAACGTGGCCAAGACTAAAGAGATGGTTATTCGCAACCAGCTTTCTAATAGTCGTCCAGGCCTGGCACCTTCCATGGGTTCTGGTATTTATGCCCCGCTTATGGCCCGTAATTCGCTGATTGGCTTGGTGAGTTTGGAGCACACCAAAGAGGCTCATTTCACTAATCGTGATGTTGAGCTGATTGTAGGTTTTGTGGAACCGGTGGCTCTAGCTATCGACAACGCCCGCTGGTTTAACCGGCTTCGAACGGTGGGGGCCGATGAAGAACGCACCCGTATTGCCCGTGATCTGCACGACCGTATTGGCCAGTCGCTGGCCTATTTGGCTTTTGAACTAGACCGGATTATGTCGGCCAACGGCCGGGGTGATGATGTTACGGCGTCGCTTGATCAGCTGCGCAACGACATTCGAAGTGTGATCGGCGAGGTGCGCGACACTTTGTACGATTTACGCACCGACGTCTCGGATAACCAAGACATTGCCTCTACCCTTGATCAATTTATTCAGAGGGTAAAAGAACGTTCGGGTTTAGAAATAGCTTTGTTTGCCGATAGGGATACACGACTACCCATTATGCAGGAGCGGGAAATGTGGCGTATTGCCCAAGAATCCCTTATTAACGTAGAACGCCATGCCAATGCCAACGCTGTACAAGTGTTGTGGCGCTGTAATGGTAAAGCCGCCGCATTGGAAATTGCCGATGATGGTATTGGTTTCCCGGTCGGGAAGGCCGGTCGGCTTGATTCGTATGGGATTATGGGCATGCGCGAGCGTGCCGCTAGCATCGGAGCCACCCTCGACGTTATTTCCGGGGTCGGCGAAGGTACTAAGATTCGTTGTTATCTAGCGCCAAGGTGA
- the coaE gene encoding dephospho-CoA kinase (Dephospho-CoA kinase (CoaE) performs the final step in coenzyme A biosynthesis.) yields MLVVGLTGGIGSGKSSVSSRLVAKGALLIDADAIVRELQEPGAAVFEAMVERFGPDIVGADGQLDRQAVAAIVFSDKTALEDLNNIVHPAVAIEMASRIESAKGTDTIVVMDIPLLTEKRPDMSHVIVVDTPVEVAIARLVEHRGFAEADARARIENQISREERLAIADFVVNNSNGMGELDAEAERLWAWLQTLEHNQ; encoded by the coding sequence ATGTTAGTTGTGGGGTTAACCGGGGGCATCGGTTCAGGTAAATCTTCCGTGTCATCACGATTGGTGGCCAAGGGTGCTTTATTAATAGACGCCGACGCTATTGTTCGTGAACTACAAGAACCAGGTGCCGCTGTTTTCGAAGCCATGGTGGAACGATTTGGCCCCGACATTGTGGGTGCCGATGGCCAACTTGATCGCCAGGCCGTAGCCGCCATCGTGTTCAGCGACAAAACAGCCTTAGAAGACCTAAATAATATTGTGCACCCCGCCGTTGCTATAGAAATGGCCTCGCGAATTGAGAGTGCCAAAGGGACCGACACCATCGTGGTCATGGACATTCCACTCCTCACCGAGAAACGGCCCGACATGAGCCATGTGATCGTGGTTGACACCCCAGTTGAGGTGGCCATTGCTCGTTTGGTGGAACACCGGGGATTTGCCGAAGCCGACGCCCGTGCCCGAATAGAAAACCAAATATCACGGGAAGAACGCCTGGCTATTGCCGATTTTGTGGTGAACAACTCAAATGGCATGGGCGAACTTGACGCCGAAGCGGAACGCCTTTGGGCCTGGCTGCAAACTTTGGAGCACAACCAGTAA
- a CDS encoding Flp family type IVb pilin: MKTQYNYLAAWLKAHAKTDRGASLVEYALLVALIAVVAIFAVSTLGGKVKSTFSDVNDQLDTPSEITP, from the coding sequence ATGAAGACCCAATATAACTATCTGGCTGCCTGGCTTAAGGCCCACGCCAAGACCGACCGTGGTGCGTCGCTTGTAGAATACGCCCTCTTAGTGGCCCTTATTGCCGTCGTGGCTATCTTTGCTGTGAGCACCCTCGGCGGTAAGGTCAAATCGACCTTCTCCGATGTCAATGATCAGCTCGACACACCCTCCGAGATCACGCCATAA